The genomic segment TACAGAGACGCTGCGAGACCGTTGAACTTCCACCACACGGCTGTGATGACCGTTCGCACGCCAGGGGTGTGATGGCGTGGTTCGAGCTCCGACGTCATGGTGACGGGGCCGATGCGGTCGGCGACACACGCTGGGCGAACTCGATGTTGACGTGCTGCAGCTCGTCGCGAGGGATCACCGCGGTGAGAACCGTGTCGGGGGCGAGCTCCACCCCGATTGCGTACACGAACGGGTCGGTGTCGATCTCCATCGCCGGCACCTCGATGCCCTCGACGACCGCGGTTGCCCGTGGGTTGACGGCGCGCTCGGTGAGTCGAGCGGCGAAACGACCAGTGCTGATGTCGCCTAGTCCCAGCTCTTTGCGGAAACGGTTCATCAGGATGTGATTGGCGTGCTCGACGAGAAGGTACGACGGTGTTGACAGCTCGGTGGGGTCGCGATGCCAGGCCGTTCGCACCGCTTCCCACAGCATCGGGTAGCGCATCCACTTGACCTGCTCGATGAGCCACGCGGGGCGAAGGTGCGGCGTCGGCACGTCGAGCGCCCGACGTGTCGATTCGTCGAGATCGGCGAGATTCACGGGGTCGGAGCGGTCGAGTGGATTGCGCCAGAGGGTGTAATTGATGCTCACCGCCATCTGCGACATCCCGCTCTCGCCCTGCGAAGACATCGTGCTCTCCATATGCACGTCGTCGAGTGACGGTTGCGGGATGAATCCCATCACCGGCACCGGCATGAGCTTGACCCTCTCCGATTGCGCGAGCCGCGGATCAGGGGCATCTTCCGGGAGGAAACCGGCGAAGCGCATCGGTGCGGACTCCATTTTCGTCACTCCTTCAGCTGCGGACTACAGACCCGTCTTTCGACGCTAAGCGACAACCGATGATTAGTCGACCCCTGCTCCGACGGATGATCTCCCCACGCCCTCTCGAGAAGACCAAGTTCACTGTCGACGCGCGGCGGCTATCCCCACCGCGACCGTCACCACCACAAGGGCGATCAGCGTCGCGAGAGAGGCGTAGACCTCGCCTGTCTCGTCCATGCTGATGATTGTCGCCGCCCCGTATGAAATCGACGTTAACGATTCGCCGCTCAGGAGCGTGGAGATGAGTTTGAAATAAATCTTCACTGCGATGACCGTTAATGGTACTTTTCATCATCCCCGGAGGCCACGACGAAGTGCCTCTTCCCGCGGCGGCTCCGGGGTCCTGTTGATCGATACATTTGGAGCCGCGTACATGAAGCCCTCGAGGTTGCTCGCCCTCGCTGCCGCTGCCGCCATCGGCGCATCGGTGCTCACCGTCACACCGAGTTTCGCGGCGGATGCCACGAACCTGACCGTGCACTACTACAAGCCCGGCGGCGATTACCAGCACGCCATCACGACTGCTGCCGTCGGCGGCACTGCCGGCCAGCGCACCGACAGCAGCGTCGACGACTTCGGCTCCGTCGACACCTTCACCTTTCCGGGGGAGCAGGCGGATGCCTACCTCGGCTTCACGATGACCGAAGACGCCGCCTTTCCCGACGACCGCCGCATCGTGCGAGCCGACGGCGGCACCGCCGAGGCGTGGGTGGTCGACGGAGACGCTCGTGCCTACGAGGCACCCCAATTGATCGATCCTTCACTTCTGGTCAAGCGTGACCGCAAGGCGTACGTGGCGGTCGAAGACCTCACCGACCTGGTCGGCCTGACGTTCTCCTACGGCAAGAACGGATACCTGTTCGACGGCGCCGCCACGGGAACCGCCGACATCCTCACCGTGCACCGCGACCGCGACTACTTCGAGATCGACGTGAACCGGGACCGCATCGGTTCGAACGTCACCGGCAATATGCTGAACGACTACACCGATCTCGTCTTCGACGACGTCGACGGTTTCGCCGAAGGCGGCAAGTACTACCTCTCGTTCGGAGCCGTCGAGAAGCTGTTCCAGGTGCGCACGCTCGTGAAGGGCGACAGCGCGTTCCTGCTGCACCCGCAGTTCGCCGCCCACGACCAGCTCGAGACGGCAGACCCGGAATCGGTCGGGTTCTCGCCCGACAAGCTCGCCGAATTGGACGACTACATCCAGGCGCAGGTCGACGACGGCGGCCCGGCGGTCGCCGTGGTGGTGACCAAAGACGGCAAGGTCGTGAAGAACTCGGCCTACGGATACGCCAAGAAGTACGGCACGACCGTCGTCGACGGCGAGATCCAGCCGGCAACGCTCCTTCCGGAGAGCGAATGGGAGCCGGCGACGACCGACACCCTCTTCGACCTCGCCTCGAACAGCAAGATGTACGCCACGAACTACGCCATCCAGCGGCTGGTCTCCCAGGGCGAGCTCGACCTCGACCGCACCCTGCAGAGCTTTCCGGGCTGGCAGAACTTCACCGACGCCGACTCGGTGTACACCGGCAAATGGACCGTCGGCGGCCCGGGCGGCATCACCGCCGTGCGGACGGGCAAGGAGACGGTCACCATCCGCGACATCCTGCATCACAACGGCGGCCTGATCCCCGACCCGGAGTACCCGAACCGCGCCTCTGCGGGCGACCTCTGGTACCAGACCGACGACGCCGACGACCGCACGGGCATCATCGACGTGATCTCGAAGACGCCACTGATGTACACGCCACGCACCACCTTCGCCTACAGCGACGTCGACTTCATGATCCTGGGCCTTCTGGTCGAGCAGATCACCGGGAAGCGGCTCGATCAGTACCTGCAGGACGAGTTCTACGGGCCGCTCGGCCTCGAGCACACGATGTATCGCCCGCTGGACCACGGCATCGACCCCTCGCAGATCGCCGCCACCGAGCTCAACGGCAACACCCGCGACGGCAACATCTCATTCGGAGCTTTGCCCGACGGCAGCCCGGTGCCCATGCGGCACTACACGCTGCAGGGAGAGGTGCACGACGAGAAGGCCTACTACTCCAT from the Herbiconiux aconitum genome contains:
- the pbp4b gene encoding penicillin binding protein PBP4B; the protein is MKPSRLLALAAAAAIGASVLTVTPSFAADATNLTVHYYKPGGDYQHAITTAAVGGTAGQRTDSSVDDFGSVDTFTFPGEQADAYLGFTMTEDAAFPDDRRIVRADGGTAEAWVVDGDARAYEAPQLIDPSLLVKRDRKAYVAVEDLTDLVGLTFSYGKNGYLFDGAATGTADILTVHRDRDYFEIDVNRDRIGSNVTGNMLNDYTDLVFDDVDGFAEGGKYYLSFGAVEKLFQVRTLVKGDSAFLLHPQFAAHDQLETADPESVGFSPDKLAELDDYIQAQVDDGGPAVAVVVTKDGKVVKNSAYGYAKKYGTTVVDGEIQPATLLPESEWEPATTDTLFDLASNSKMYATNYAIQRLVSQGELDLDRTLQSFPGWQNFTDADSVYTGKWTVGGPGGITAVRTGKETVTIRDILHHNGGLIPDPEYPNRASAGDLWYQTDDADDRTGIIDVISKTPLMYTPRTTFAYSDVDFMILGLLVEQITGKRLDQYLQDEFYGPLGLEHTMYRPLDHGIDPSQIAATELNGNTRDGNISFGALPDGSPVPMRHYTLQGEVHDEKAYYSMAGVAGHAGLFSNTADMAVLTQLMLNGGIYGDQQFFSQDVAQQFTTPFSLNPATVDSATIGLGWRVHSKSASAYYYFNWGPSRSTYGHQGWTGTLTIIDPLNQMTITILTNMRHSPVVSPPNGFEGAQYPVADLVPISAHVYRALNGESTQYNPIASVSPVDGVTVANGTSEQDAIAALSPTTSVTDADGATHTVGLSWALADYDASTAGRYDAVGRFSLPVGVTQSDPETELSVTATVTVEEAAVTLPTVPPTGPGTSPGSDPGAPDSTGGAQASGGDLANTGLAIGGWAALALLAAALGAAILVRRRRASH